gaatcctccagctggttaggcgtcgcgttctgagcattcaagagtcattgtggatcgccggtgaacgaagtctgtgaaggtttggaagtctaccttgaagacttatgagagtgattgggcgaggactgggtgtccttagctcaaggggaataaggtgaagacacggtcttctgagttgaatctcagcctccctaaccagacgtacagttgtcacaacaactggaactggtcgaACAAATTCCTGTCTTCAccaagcgactggttctatcgtctccctctctttatttacagtttgtcttcgtgaagtcattgcctgcttgcattacCTGTTTAACTTCACTGTGTGTCTTCTATTGCtatttggcttcatactatcttccatcccgatctttactacctagctgctattagtcttcgtgctttcacttctttgaatacttgactatggcttgcttggTGTAGTCtgccttccgctgcatatcaataggctcatttctattgtttgtctttgaaactctcatgttttgaatactttcataaaaatcgcctattcaccccctctagtcgataactagcactttcagaagtaggtcggcggagctgcgaggggcctacgagggtgggggcgcgcccagggggcaggcgcgcctccctgcctcgtggcctcctcgcttctttcttgacgtccactccaagtcccctggatcacgtttgttccggaaataactcccccgaaggtttcattctgtttggattccgtttgatattccttttctgcgaaacactgaaataggcaaaaaaacaacaatttgcactgggcctttggttagtaggttagtcccaaaaataatataaaagtgtataataaagcccattaaacatccaaaacagataatataatagcatggaacaataaaaaattatagatacgttggagacgtatcagtctcccacaagcttgggggaggctttgcaagttacttaatgctttgcctgatcatcctcttaagaaaaatgaaatacttgatatcttctataatggactaactgatgcttctagggacttcctagatagttgtgctgattgtgttttcagggaacgaactgttggacaagctgaagaattattgaataacatattgaaaaatcatgatgattggactcttcctgaaccaccgcttaaacccactccaaagaagaggggtatattatatcttagtcctgaagatatgcaagtggcaaagaaatctatgaaggaaaaaggtattaaagctgaggatgttaaaaatattacctcctattgaagaaatacatgggcttaatgcaccaccacttcctaaggtggtagaggtaaattctttaatgaaattcaatgataatgataatcctcacaatatgcaccctagccaatgcctttatgtttggaaactacattagaaagcaagatcacttcaatacaaatgttatgaaacaactgaaatacaattctgatatgattgctcgcttgagtgacttgttatttagaatctcaaatgatgttagaggtgttggaaaacatgcttctatggtacaaacccagtcagaacaagttgctaaatctcaaagagagttgcttgatgaaatgaataataatatacatgactttgttgttagagttacaactagaggaggtaaaatgactcaggaaccactttatcctgagggacacccaaaaagaattgaacaagattcacaaagaaacaacaccactgcacctagtccttctaaaaagaagaagaaaaagaaaaatgataggattttgcatgcttctagtgaacctgaagtagaaaaacctcctgataatggtaatgatgtttctatttctgatgctgaaactcaatctggtaatgaacattcacctagtgataatgaaaaagataatgctgatgttcatgaagatactcaacctaacaatgaaaaagaaccagataatgatgttgaaatagaaccaccagttgatcttgataacccacaacccaagaatacacgatatgataaaagagacttcattgctagaaaacacggtaaagaaagagaaccgtgagttcaaaaacccatgccttttccacctaagtcaactaaaaggaaagatgatgaagaatttgaacgctttgctgaaatgctgaggccagtctttttgcatactcgcttgactgatatcttgaaaatgcctccttatgcaaagtacatgaaagacatcattaCCAATAAGAGAAACGGAAAACGGAGAGAACTGGGAGACCCGAGCgaatgcaagttttgaaaacatgcagatgaaatgcacatgatgccatggcaaagtgcaacacgcaagcaaatgacatggcaacgacggcgaataaccGGAAGACATCTGGCGCATCAGTCTCGGGGCATTACAGTGGGGGACGCGGGCTGCTGccggggcgcgggtggcggcggggcgccgcgAGAGGTGCCGGCGGCGAAGGCGTGGTGCTGCACACGCTTCTTCACCCCTTCATCTGACGCTCCTCCAACCGCAAGTACGCCACAAACTTGGGGAAGGAGGGCTCCGACATCAAGGTGAGGTTGGAGGCGGCGTTGCCGAAGTCCTCGTTGAGGCCGGCGGTGAGCATGCCGAGGAGGAGGTCGTCATCAACCTTGGCGTCGATGTCACGGAGTTCATCCGCCAACGTCTTCAGGCGGTGGCAGTAGTCATCGATAGACTATTCATCCTGATGACAGTCAAAAAAATTCCTGCTGCAGAAAAACGTGGCGCTGAAGCTTGTTGTTGGTGAAGAGGCCGTTGAGCTTGACCCACACGGCGCTGGCGTCATCACCATCGCTCACAACCGTGTGAAACATGTCCTTGGAGATGGTGTTGAAGAACCACCGGATGAGCGTGGGTCGATCGCGGTCCATTCGGAGTCGCCCACCATGGCGCGGGAGTTGACGGTGCCGTCAACATGATCCATGAGATTGTTCTCGCGGAAGAGCAGTGAAAAGTACATCTTCCACGCGAAGTACGTGGAGTCGGTGGCATCGAGGACGTCGGGGACACGTTCGTGGATGTTGATGTCGCGGATGTCAGCGGGGTCCGGCCCGACGAAGGGGTTGGAGTAGGTGGAGGCGTTGGACGACATGGCGGCAGCGCAGGAggagcggcgcggcggaggaggggAGTCGCgacgcggggaggagggagcggcggcggcggctagggtaggcGGCGGAAGCATTTAGGAGAGGATCGGGACGGTATCTAATACCATGTAGAATTGATTGTGTGCATCGATGATTCTCATTGATCATGCACTACGCACATATATAGGTACAAGGGTTGTGAAATCTCAACCGTACAGCTATACAGGGAAAGGATAAGGAGATATCGCTAAGCTAGAAAGTAAATATttcctccgtctaggtgtgtaagtcatcttacgttgtgcacCGCAACCAAGGTGGAGAGaaaaacgagaaaacttaatgtctttttgctaattaataacattgcatgcaatgaactaaccactgcatgtcatgtttgatagtctcaagtcataGAAAGCATGCACGgtccacatctcttattggttgatatgtcacaaaacaagaaacgaagagggagttaatgtaccgtgcctaagtgttttgggattatttggttttcgtaaggtgacttacacatcTAAACGTAGGGAGTATAAAAGATTCTAGCTGCCAACCGCTAAGCTAGAAAgtaaatactccctctgttcctaaatatttgtctttttagagacttcaaatggactaccacatacggatgtatgtagacatattttaaagtatagattcacttattttgttccgtatgtagtcatttgttgaaatatGTAGAAAGACAAACATTTAGGAACGGAAGAAGTACAAGAGATTCTAGCCGCTAGATATACATGCAAGGACAGCCGTGCTCAACAGATGTAATTAAAAGGGGACGTTTGTAAAAAACACTTGTTGGAAAACCGCCGCGGCGCCGAGCCGAACCTTCTTCTTGGACCCAGCAGGCCtccacgccccctcccccctcttcTCCCCTCTAGGCTGTCTGCGCGCCAGCGCCACCACCGCACCATGcgcttcctcgccgccgccgccgccgccgccgcgctcaaACCCTAAACCCTCCACCGAAACCAATGGCGTCCCTCCTCTGCTCCCCCGCCTCAAAATCGCTCTCCGTCACCACCTCCACACTCTTCCTCTCCTCGCTCGCGTCGCTCACCCCCGCCCACACCCACCCCctctccgcctccgccgccacccCGCCCGTCCCGGCCTCCGTGCCACCCACCGGCCTCATCCCCAACTCCCGCTTCCTCGTCGACGCCTTCCGCCACGCCGGCGACTTCTCCGTCGCCTACTTCCTCTCCCACTTCCACTCCGACCACTACGCCGGCCTCGGGCCCTCCTGGCGCCGTGGCCTCGTTTTCTGCACCGCTCCCACCGCCCGCCTCCTCGCCTCCGTGCTCTCTGTGCCGCCGGAGCTCATCGTCTCCATTGACATTGACGTCCGCATCACCGTTGATGGCTGGAGCGTTGTTGCCGTCGATGCCAACCACTGTCCTGGGGCCGTCCAGTTCCTCTTCACCTCCCCTGGACCAAACCCGGAGAGGTATGTGCACACCGGCGACTTCCGATACACGCACTCCATGAGAAGCAACCCTAATCTGCTGGAATTCGTCGGTGCTGATGCGTTATTCCTGGACACCACATACTGTAACCCCAAATTTACATTTCCTTCTCAAGAGGAGTCACTGGAGTATGTTGTCAACACGATAAAGCAGGTGAAGGAGGAGAGTGGGGCGGCTGGAGAGCGCGTCTTGTGTTTGATCGCTACTTATGTTGTGGGCAAAGAGAGGATTCTGCTGGAGGTTGCAAGGCGCTGCCGGTGCATGATTCATGTGGATAGTAGGAAGATGGAGATTTTGACAGTATTGGGGtttggtggggagaagggagTTTTTACTGAAGACGCTTCAGCAACAGATGTGCATGTCATAGGGTGGAATATTTTGGGGGAGACATGGCCCTATTTTCGGCCGAATTTTGTGAAAATGAAGGAGATCATGGTGGAGAGAGGGTACACCAAGGCAGTTGGGTTTGTACCAACCGGATGGATGTACGAGACCAAGAAGGAAGGGTTCGCAGTTAGAGTGAAGGATTCACTCAAGATACATCTTGTACCTTATAGTGAGCACTCGAGCTATGATGAGCTGCGGGACTATGTGAAGTTCTTGCACCCAAAACGGGTAATTCCCACTGTGGGAGTAGATGGTGGGAAGCTTGATGGTAAGGAGGCAATTGCTTTACAGAAACATTTTGTTGGATTGGTGGATGAGACAGCAAACAAACACGAGTTCCTGATGGCATTCAATCGAAGATCGGCACATGCTTCTCTTAGCCATGAGGATGTGTTGGCTAAATGCTGTAGAGAACAAGATGGGGAGGAGTTTGCTTTACCAGAAAACAATTCTGTTTCTGAACTACCAGACAATTCGGAGATTAAGATTACAGAAGGAATGAAGAAAGAACTGTCAGATTTCCTACCCTCATGGGTCAACCAGGACCAGATTCAGGGCCTGTTGATGAGCTCAGGTGGTGATGTTGTTCAATCAGCATCTGCCTTCTTTGAGCGGGAAAGAGATTTCTTTGAAGAAGCAAATGTTTCTAATAATGAAAAGCCTAAGTCAGTGGAAATTCGTACTTCTGATCATGGATCTTCTGCTGACACAAGTAGTCAGCAGGAAGTTCCTTCGTTTTCACAGAAGCCCATGGAGCATTCTGCCAAGCTGGTAAACTTGACTCCTGTGAGAATGAACTCGAATCAAACTAAGAAGGAAAGAAAGAGGGGTTCTAGTACTGTAAACAAGtcaaaaaagaaaggaaaatcAACTGCCTCAACAGAAGCTGGTGGACGCAAGCAACCCACAATCACAAACTATTTTGGTAGAGCACCGGCAGCTGCTTCTAAAAGTGAGTCAGCCAATAAAGTAACAGTTGATCCACATCAAAACAATGGGGAGAATAACAACCAGTCAATGGACATTGTGGAATCACACAAGCAGGGAGTAGACCAGCTTCTTCAGATTGTAGATGGCAGCATGTCCAGAGAATCTGCAATTTCCTTGCTTGAGAAGACAAAAGGAGATGTGAATGTAGCAGTTGACATGTTTTACAGTAAAATCCAAAACAATAATGTACCTGACAGTGACAAGAGTATTGTGCCGCAGAATACACAAAATGAGATGATAGATAAATATGATAACACAAACATGGTCCACAACTCTTCTCAGGCTACTCCAAAGATGCAAAACTTGTATGTACAAACTTCTGTAGCACAAGCAGATTCGATGAATATATCATTGCCAGTTGAAAAGTATCTGCCGATTGAGCATGGTTAGCTACTAGCCGCTGAGAGTTTTTATCACCTTGCTTTGTAGTGAGTCATGCCATGTATGTCCACTTCTGCAGCTTGCTGGACAGCAGGACACCCTGCGCCATACTTGCATTTAGCTCGCACTTTTGATCTTGTAGAAAGAGAAAAAGGGAAGATCAAAACTACTGCCATGCTTTGCAACATGTTCAGGAGGTTTTCCAATGTTTATCACTTTATAGTTTACCTATCCATGTTGCTGTTGATCATCCACTGAAATGTTCACCATTTTAATTTCTTATTACCTTTCAATGCAGTTTGCTTGCCTTATCACCTGATGATGTGCTACCTGCTGTTTATCTATGTACTAACAAAATTTCTCCAGACCATGAAAATATGGTAACTACAGTAATTACCGTACTTCGCACTTTCCCCATATCTACTGTTGGTTGCTTCCTTTTAACATCTCAGTTGAAACATTGGAAATTTATACCGAACAAACTCTATATGAATAAAGATAAGTTGATTGTCAAACTTAAGTTATGGAGTATCGACAAATCTTTTTCTTGTCAAATGCTTTCTTTCAAACCCCTCATTTACTGTTTAAATATACATTTTTATCCTATTCTAGCATGAGTAAAATACACTAGAGGTCATAAAAGTATTCCAAGTGTGTCAAGTAGGTCCTAAAAGTTTGAAATCGTTCACCGTGGGTCCTAAATGTGTGTAAGTCGTTCACCGCGGGTCCTAAAAGTATTCCAAGTGTGTCAAATAGGTCCTAAAAGTCGCGGGTAAAATACACATATAGGACCCACGGTGAACGATTTCAAACTTTTAGGACCTACTTGACACACTTAGAATACTTTTAGGATCTCCAGTGTATTTTACTCTTCTAGCATTGTACTTTAGTCTTCCCTTCCAtgttcaattttttttttgaaatgctTTCATTATGCCTAGTCAATTTTCATGACACACCAACACACTAACTCCATTCCTGTTAATGAAGCTAGGAACTAAACATTGGCGGCAGTCTAGTTATATCTGCTATGGAGGAGTCGCTAGGAACGAGCAAATCTAAAATACACGAGATGTACAAAACTTACGGTGATCTTGGTAAGGCTAAAAGTTAAAAGTAGCAATATTATTGTTTCATATTATTAGTTTGGAGGAAATGGCCTACCGCATGGTCTCATGGCTGTGTCGTTGCGTATCAATCCATTTGACTGGCTTTTGAGAAGCTCCAACATCAGTCTGTAGCTTCATGCACGAGTTATTATTCGTTACTCCCTTTGCTTGGAAATGTAAGGTGTATTTTGTTTGGTTAATACAAGACAGTGACCAACAACTACAGAGTACTCTATTAATATTTGGTTTATGTGATACAAAATCACAATCATAATACTTCTGAATACAAATCTATTGGCACTGAATTTATGCCATGTAATATTACATATCAATTGATTTTGTTGTTGGTCAATCTCTTGTCTTAACCGACAAAATATTCCTTATATTTCCGGACGAAGAGAGTAACTACTTTTGGGATGATATTAACTCCTATTATTTGTTATCTATGTTACGCCATTTGTTCTATGGATATAAGCTATTTAATGTTCCAAATACAGTTTTCTTTATTACAGTATATTGTATCAACAGCAGTTGTTGTGTAATTTGTAGGTGATGTTGCCCAAGAATGCCGTCAGAATCAAACACTACTTGCTCCTCCTCGTCCACTCTCAGTTCGGGATGTATATTCTACACTACGAAAGCTAAGGTCTTATTTACAAAAAAAGATATCTTCGTTTGATGTTCATTTTACCTTTATATATCTATTTTACCATAATGATTGGTCAATCGTCCACCTTTCTTTCTACTCAATATTACATGCTACAACAGTTCTTCCCTGAGTATTTTTCGTTCTTGCAACACATACAATTCTTTCCTGGCTGACTAACGACTTGGGTGCCACCTCATCATCTAGGCGCAAGTTGTAGTCATAATGGATAAGGTAGGTCAAGTCAACATTCAAGTTAGTAACTCGAGAGTTGAGTCTCACTTTGTTAAACTAAGATGTTTGGCTTCTTTCATAACCAAGACTTAGGCTTCTATCCAGTCTGTCACCTGCTCAACCAAAGTTGATAAGTATTCCAGTAACTTGCATGAACCAGCCCCGACTCCCTAATCAGTAATCACTGAGTGAATAGGCTGTTGCAGTGCTATAGAGTGGTTTGGGTCTAGCTACTGTGATGGGACTTGCAGCCATTCTAACCATAATGGTATTATCTTGCAAAGAAAAATATTATATGGTAGATGAAATTTTATTTGCTTGAGAATTCTGAAAAAAAGAACATGTCAAAGTGGTAATTATTCTTGGTTTAAAGGCCATATAGGTCTAGATTTTAGAGCCACTAGGATACTCATATCTGCTACCGTATCTCAAAGCTGTTGACTATTGTTTGCGTTCTTCAGTATTGTGGAACAACGATACAGAGTAAAATTATTCACCTGCATCTCTAATCAGTGGCGGAGTCAGGAAAAACCAGGAGCCGGGGTGGGCTGCAAGCTAACTAGAAAGACAGAACAGAAAATAATACAGAGTAAAACTGTCCACCTGCATCTCTAGTCAGTGGTGGAGCCAGGAAAAACTAGGAGCCGGGGCGTGCTGCAAGCTAACTAGAAAGACAGAAAATCGTAACCGGATATTTGGATACATTATGCAACTATAAGTCAAACAACCAGTACTGTATTTTCCATACATATAATTTCAATAAAACCTGAAATTAAATATGACAACTAATAGTTGAATAAACAATAGTACTTACGAATAAAATACTAGGTATCCAAATGCCCGATGAAGCACCAAAAAATAAGACCCACCAAACTAAAAAGTAAGAACTAGCAATTCATAGTGGAGGTGTAAAAACTTATTCACAATAATTTTCGTTACGAAGAAAGTTCTCTGACACCGGCAATAGTAAAGCTAATTCAAGATGAACAACATTAGGGTCTTGTTCTCATGCCGGTGTCAGAGTTCCGGCTGCACAACATTTGCATTCACAATACTTGCTCTAGGAACCAAAAATCTCCTCATATCAATCTTTTTAATAACATAAGATTGAAATTCGGTGATTTAGAATGATTGAACTAACTAACAATGGTTAGGCTAGAGGAGTCGAGAAGAAGTAATACTGACGTGGAGTGAGATTGATTTTTCTTTAATGAACCTTCTCAAAACGTTGGAATCCCCAATTTTCTATATCCGTGCAAATTACAAAGACATATTAAAATCCCCAAATTCAAGGCATGAATTATGATTCCACAaatttgtgtgtgtgtgcgcgcgcgcgtccACTATATAAAATCTCCAAATCCAGTTAACCTGAACTTACCTCACCTAATCAGTCGTCGGCACGAATGGCTCATGGCTGGAAGGAGGCGCTGTCAGGTGTCAACTGTCGTCTTTCCTGCTAGGAGGAGCTGCGCCAACGCTGACAAATCATCGGCAGCGTTCTTCGTCTGCAACTATCGAACCGTGGCGGCCAGTCAAACTGCTCGAGGGAGGAGGCGTGAGCAGGCTGCGTTAATTTGTGCGGGCATATTGTAATTTTTTTTAGGGAATGCGGGCGTATTGTTTTGTAACCAGTCCTCCTACCTCCTCCCTCGACCAGCCATGAGCCTAGGGGAAACCGTATAGGTTAATTAGATGGGCTTAGATGACCAAGATGGCCCAAGAATAATTTGCCCGGGCAAACGATGGTAGCTTTAGCTAATAATTACATGATGTTACAGCTATGATTGAAGGAACAGCTCGCAGGTGAGCCCGGGCAGCTGTCCCGGCTCGCCGGGTATTGCCTCCACCACTGTCTCTAATAGAATCCAGGAATCTTTCCATACATACACAATATCTTAATTACCCACGGGTTGCTATACATAGATGGCTAAGGTTAAACCTGAGCTACTTTTAATCCGGATTATAATTCCTTTTTTATGGTTAGTACCATATCTGTCGTCTGTTTACAATACAATTTTTGATGATTATACTATCAAGTATCAACCCTATCAATTATTAACATGACGTGCATGTCATATCGCATGAGAACCGTCTTGTCAAAGTTCCATAGGCACTTTGTATCCTAGCAACTGATGGTAAATAACCGGCCACTGTAGATTGCATTATTTTCTGTTCAGTTTTGGTCTCACACTTCGTTTTTTTTATGTAGTAATAAGCAAATAGTTAAATCTTTGAATATTCTGGCTTTATTTCATGCAATAATCTCACTGTTTTCTTTTAAGATAAATAGATAATAAAATTTAATAATAATCATACTTCGCATGATATCATTTATTGCTACAGGGAAATGATAATCTGTTTAATTTCGTCAGTTTTTATTTTCATTTTAGTGCAATATCAGGTGGTGGGAGTGCTGGGAGGAGAAAAATTCTTGTGTTGCATCTTATTCGGTCTTGCAGAGAAATGGAAATGAAATTTCTTGTTAGAACGCTGGTGAGGCATCCTTCCTTTATGCTTGTAAATTTTCTATTTTGCGCCTGAGGCTGTATTGCATAGAATAACTGCAGATTATACTTCGGTTTTGTGGTTTTGGTCTTCTGTGCTTACTTACCTTCTAATTCATCCTTCTCACACGATGGACAGCTTCCATCCATTCCCACACTTGTTAAATCCTAGTATACAAATGCTATATTAGCAAAAGAAAGCCTCAGTTTCAGTATCTAATTCATTATGTATTTGTTCTCATTATCTTTGTTCATGCTTCCAAGTCTTTGTGAACCTATCTGAATTAGTATGGCAATAACTAATCAATCTTGGATTTTCCTATGTCTACCCTCCTCCCTTTCGTGTGTGTGGGTGTGTTTTACCAACAGGTCCGTAACTTGCGTATTGGCGCTATGATGAAGACAATCTTACCCGCTCTTGCACATGCCGTTGTTCTTCATGAAAAATGTTCAACAGGTCCTGTGGTATCCTTGGAGGGTGTAAAATCACAATTGCAGGTTTGTTTAACTAAGTCGAGCCTGTTCTTTTGTTCTGCAAATGATTTTGTTTGAGGGTTTGAGCTTTGCTCATATGGGGTGAGGTTGTAAAATCACAATTGCAGGTTTGTTTAACTAAGCCGAGCCTGTTCTTTTGTTCTGCAAATGATTTTGTTTGAGGGTTTGAGCTTTGCTCATATGGGGCATGGCTTGTCTCCAGGCCTATACTAGGGGGCAGGTGATTTTGAGGCCCCAGATTTGACTTGTGCTCTTGTTAGTACTACTTTTTTTTAATGTTAGATGTGACTGTCGCTTGCTAATATTCAGCACACAACCGTAGAACCATTACTCCAATCTCATACTTTCCTTCGACATTAGCTTGGTTATGGTAATATAAACTTCTTAGTCTCATACTAGGTACTTGAAAAGAGAACATAGCTACGCCACCAAGCATCTAACCATATACTATAATGCTCTAGATCATCACGTTTCTCAGGTCTCTATAGGAACCTTCCGGCAATTCTAGACATGTACTTGGAGGACACACACGCGTAGGTATGTGTgcttgtggtggtggtggagatgtgtgtgcatgcatgtgtctcCTTTTTGCAATCCTGAAAATACTGCAATATCTATTAATTAGAAGTAAATGAATGCGTCAGCACATTTTAAGCATCTGTCCCTCGATGAAGCCAATGCTACACGATATGTACATTACGTGTTGCAAGTGGCAAGAGAAAAAACCGGTCTATTTTGCTAAGTGCCCATGTTGAGTGTCTTAGGGAAAATTGTATTACTGTTGTCTGTCGTGATTTATTAGGAAAAATACTCGAGGCTTGACGCCAAATTATATATTACTGCTAGAATCTTAATTCTTACCACAGAGCGTGAAAATGGCACCTCCATTCTCTTATCGACTACAAAGATGCGAAAGTTTGACTTTTTTGTGTCCCTAACTATAAAAATATTTTGGTGAATTGGAGGAAACTTAATTTAATAGCTGGGCTCTAAATGtttctttttcttattcttaCGAGAACTTCTATACCCGTGGAGAAAACATGGATCTTCACTATCCACTTTCACACATCTTTACTATGTAATGATTTGATTTTTTACACTTTCTGAACCAAGAATTCTACCTTCCTCTTTGAGCAGAGCCTTTCAACTGAAGTTACTGAGGCATACAATGTCATTCCTAATATGGTGAGTAATCATTAATGAACTTATTTCATTTGATATGTGATGGTACAGGCTTTCGCATTTCCTAGCTATTGGTTACATCAATGTTAAATGTGCTGAGTATCTACTATCTAGCTTACATTGCTAGAAAACCTATATCCTTTCCAAAAGAGCTCTGGTGAGTTTGTCAAGAGAACAATTTTTAACCTTCATCATAGCCCATTAATATTGTAATAGAAAAATGATGTACAACTTGTAATATTAAATTCCCTTCATTTTATGACAGCCCTTTTAAATGGTAATTATGTGGTGTCTATAATATGAATGGCTATAAGTTAATCTATGTGCTTGTGGAAAATGGTGCAAGTGGTGGTTCAAAAGGCACTGATATGGGGACACGGAGACAAGGATACTTACACGGGGACATGGGATCAgcaagtgtgtgtgtgtgtgtgtgtgtgtgtgtgtgtataaaGACAAAATGATAACAACAGAGGATACTTAAGATTTGGAACACCATCCCTAAGTTCACCCGCTTCACTGTCAACGCTAGCATTGTTGTTGCTTCACTCCCAAATGCCATGCTCCCTGTGCTAATCAGCAACAAGTGAACAGCAGGTCTGCAATAGCAAATCGAGCAAGTCAGCAACAGTAACTAATTTAGGACAGCAGCAATGGCAGGCAATAGCAGCAGCAAATCAACAGCAATAAAGTAGCAACAGCAGCACAGTAGCATCAATAACAGGAATGACGGGGAAGAAAGAGGAGGGAGGGAAGAGATGAGGGCAGAGGGCGAGGTATGTTGCTCCGTCGCTCGAGCTTGCTTGCCAATGGAAGAAGAGCAGTAGCAGCCAGTACAGACGGTGGTGGCAATGAGTACAGGAGGCGGCGTGGTTGCTGGAGGCAGAGGCACAGACTAGCTCGCGGTCGATTTGGCGCTTGTCTGTTGCCTCCCCAGCATAGTTAGGGTTGTAATTGACTGGCATTGGGCTCCCGTATCCCCCTGTGTCCATACTGTATCCCTGCCGTATCACAGTGTTCTTTTTTAGATAAAAATAGATGGAGGATAGCCGTATCCGTGCTTTTTAGTCCAAAACAGGATGGTTCTTGCTTGAAGTGAGAGAAAGTTTACCTTTCGCCGTCATTTTTCTAAAGGAACTCCTGCTGGCACTATTTTCAGG
The Aegilops tauschii subsp. strangulata cultivar AL8/78 chromosome 3, Aet v6.0, whole genome shotgun sequence genome window above contains:
- the LOC109764751 gene encoding DNA ligase 6 isoform X5 gives rise to the protein MASLLCSPASKSLSVTTSTLFLSSLASLTPAHTHPLSASAATPPVPASVPPTGLIPNSRFLVDAFRHAGDFSVAYFLSHFHSDHYAGLGPSWRRGLVFCTAPTARLLASVLSVPPELIVSIDIDVRITVDGWSVVAVDANHCPGAVQFLFTSPGPNPERYVHTGDFRYTHSMRSNPNLLEFVGADALFLDTTYCNPKFTFPSQEESLEYVVNTIKQVKEESGAAGERVLCLIATYVVGKERILLEVARRCRCMIHVDSRKMEILTVLGFGGEKGVFTEDASATDVHVIGWNILGETWPYFRPNFVKMKEIMVERGYTKAVGFVPTGWMYETKKEGFAVRVKDSLKIHLVPYSEHSSYDELRDYVKFLHPKRVIPTVGVDGGKLDGKEAIALQKHFVGLVDETANKHEFLMAFNRRSAHASLSHEDVLAKCCREQDGEEFALPENNSVSELPDNSEIKITEGMKKELSDFLPSWVNQDQIQGLLMSSGGDVVQSASAFFERERDFFEEANVSNNEKPKSVEIRTSDHGSSADTSSQQEVPSFSQKPMEHSAKLVNLTPVRMNSNQTKKERKRGSSTVNKSKKKGKSTASTEAGGRKQPTITNYFGRAPAAASKSESANKVTVDPHQNNGENNNQSMDIVESHKQGVDQLLQIVDGSMSRESAISLLEKTKGDVNVAVDMFYSKIQNNNVPDSDKSIVPQNTQNEMIDKYDNTNMVHNSSQATPKMQNLYVQTSVAQADSMNISLPVEKYLPIEHACWTAGHPAPYLHLARTFDLVEREKGKIKTTAMLCNMFRSLLALSPDDVLPAVYLCTNKISPDHENMELNIGGSLVISAMEESLGTSKSKIHEMYKTYGDLGDVAQECRQNQTLLAPPRPLSVRDVYSTLRKLSAISGGGSAGRRKILVLHLIRSCREMEMKFLVRTLVRNLRIGAMMKTILPALAHAVVLHEKCSTGPVVSLEGVKSQLQSLSTEVTEAYNVIPNMDLLVPSLLCEGATFAASSLAMVPGTPIPPMLARITNGVTQALKLFHGRAFTCEYKYDGQRAQIHRLTDGSVQIFSRQMKDSTSRFPDLVNMIKELCNSEVASFILDAEVVGIDRNKGNRLMSFQELSSRERGSKNSSIAIQNIKVDICVFVFDIMFCNGQRLLDNPLRQRRSCMIQHP